The proteins below come from a single Triticum aestivum cultivar Chinese Spring chromosome 5D, IWGSC CS RefSeq v2.1, whole genome shotgun sequence genomic window:
- the LOC123119718 gene encoding uncharacterized protein: MEGVVAAGHPPQLLSAFHEILKAHRAVREIAPPRRRRSPRRRRMHGRERRRSVRKVEEERSAELREQSTPEGGTIPKAGGMAELARAGAGCLTAGRRKVRGKEEKWGERCEEEKLFVRCVGRCANVSK; the protein is encoded by the exons ATGGAAGGAGTGGTAGCAGCAGGGCATCCTCCTCAGCTTCTTTCCGCCTTCCACGAAATCCTCAAGGCACACCGCGCAG TGCGGGAGATCGCGCCGCCCCGGAGGAGGAGGTCGCCCCGGCGGCGTCGGATGCACGGTCGcgaacgtcggaggagcgtccgcAAGGTCGAGGAGGAGCGGAGTGCGGAGCTGCGGGAGCAGAGTACGCCGGAGGGCGGGACGATACCGAAAGCAGGAGGAATGGCGGAGCTCGCGCGAGCCGGGGCAGGGTGCCTCACCGCAGGAAGAAGAAaagtgaggggaaaggaagagaagTGGGGTGAGCGCTGTGAGGAGGAAAAGCTGTTCGTTCGCTGCGTTGGTCGCTGCGCGAACGTTTCCAAATGA